The following are encoded together in the Raineyella sp. LH-20 genome:
- a CDS encoding co-chaperone GroES, with translation MSGAVGGAVERGLPIRMLHDRVLVSTEGEAGERRSGGGIVIPATVAIGKRLSWAAVVASGPNVRSVKVGDRVLYDPEDRAEVELKGRDYILLRERDLHAVSAEEGDVAATGLYL, from the coding sequence ATGTCCGGGGCGGTCGGTGGAGCCGTCGAGCGCGGCCTGCCGATCCGGATGCTGCACGACCGGGTGCTGGTGTCCACCGAGGGTGAGGCGGGGGAGCGGCGCTCCGGCGGTGGCATCGTCATCCCGGCGACCGTCGCGATCGGCAAGCGGCTCAGCTGGGCGGCGGTCGTCGCCTCGGGCCCGAACGTACGCTCCGTCAAGGTCGGTGACCGGGTGCTCTACGATCCCGAGGACCGTGCCGAGGTCGAGCTCAAGGGTCGCGACTACATCCTGCTCCGGGAGCGCGACTTGCACGCGGTGAGCGCCGAGGAGGGCGATGTGGCCGCCACCGGTCTGTACCTCTGA
- a CDS encoding DUF3618 domain-containing protein, producing the protein MATETRERLYPRTESQIKAEIAEARARLEASIEQLAKEVHPTTIKNQTIDQAKAFADAQVKAVKGQFVDDNGVRIDRVTMIAGAAVGVLVTVATLRGIVRGGQKRKALRVARKQAAALTAGPAATTVKKA; encoded by the coding sequence GTGGCCACCGAGACCCGCGAGCGCCTGTACCCCCGCACCGAGTCGCAGATCAAGGCGGAGATCGCCGAGGCCCGCGCCCGGTTGGAGGCCTCCATCGAGCAGCTGGCCAAGGAAGTGCACCCGACGACCATCAAGAACCAGACGATCGACCAGGCGAAGGCCTTCGCCGATGCCCAGGTCAAGGCTGTCAAGGGTCAGTTCGTCGACGACAACGGCGTACGCATCGACCGGGTGACCATGATCGCCGGTGCGGCGGTGGGTGTCCTGGTCACCGTCGCCACGCTGCGCGGCATCGTCCGCGGCGGCCAGAAGCGCAAGGCGCTGCGGGTCGCCCGCAAGCAGGCTGCCGCGCTCACCGCCGGACCCGCCGCGACCACCGTGAAGAAGGCCTGA
- a CDS encoding TetR/AcrR family transcriptional regulator, translating to MNNGHAGNRRGERSREEILDAASRVMAARGYAGASISALVAEAGVPKSAIYHHFHSKGGLLSAVMARGAQGFFDGMRTAHAEPPEGGEPRDRLAWYLQRTGEVFAANPDFLRLHMLLILSSEAVEAEVADIIHDVRAEGRAYMNEMIRSAFAAEGPTVARAVADELDYFGIAGFDGAFIASQAESDRSVTSQMSRLADALAALGEAVVARIRG from the coding sequence GTGAACAACGGACACGCCGGGAATCGGCGCGGTGAACGCTCGCGGGAGGAGATCCTCGACGCGGCCTCGCGGGTGATGGCGGCACGCGGCTACGCCGGTGCGTCGATCTCCGCGCTGGTCGCGGAGGCGGGTGTGCCGAAAAGCGCCATCTACCACCACTTCCACTCGAAGGGCGGCCTGCTCTCGGCAGTGATGGCCCGTGGCGCCCAGGGCTTCTTCGACGGGATGCGTACGGCCCACGCGGAGCCCCCCGAGGGGGGCGAGCCGCGGGACCGGCTGGCCTGGTACCTGCAGCGCACCGGAGAGGTCTTCGCCGCCAACCCGGACTTCCTGCGGCTGCACATGCTGCTGATCCTCAGCAGTGAGGCGGTCGAGGCTGAGGTGGCCGACATCATTCATGACGTCCGGGCCGAGGGCCGGGCGTACATGAACGAGATGATCCGCTCCGCCTTCGCCGCGGAGGGGCCCACCGTCGCCCGGGCCGTGGCTGATGAGCTGGACTACTTCGGCATCGCCGGCTTCGACGGCGCGTTCATCGCCTCCCAGGCCGAGTCGGATCGGTCGGTCACCTCCCAGATGAGTCGGCTGGCCGACGCGCTGGCCGCGCTCGGGGAGGCGGTGGTCGCCCGGATCCGCGGCTGA